A region from the Bacillota bacterium genome encodes:
- the lonC gene encoding ATP-dependent protease, Lon family — protein sequence MRGFMKKVFKFVNRDISEKLTEDEQTRRRVTALFGLLSNIYGSDKLVLKAGKLEALNLMRSGALGEKVLALQRLVYEDPTIDEVPGMEAIPGIIDEIEEEIADIVARRTLEDRLEKKIAEKMQQRHEEYVREIKMQILKEDTGPDNAQTLKKYAELEKLEQVKLSRSVLEVLRPSSFDEVVGQERAIKALLSKIASPFPQHVIVYGPPGVGKTTVARLALEEAKKRKHTPFDRNAKFVEVDGTTLRWDPREVTNPLLGSVHDPIYQGARRDFAETGVPEPKLGLVTEAHGGVLFIDEIGELEPLLLNKLLKVLEDKRVMFDSAYYDPNDPHVPKYIKKLFDEGAPADFILIGATTRDPMEVNPAIRSRCAEIFFEPLTAAHIREIVEKAASKLGVVLGDRVADIISDYTIEGRKATSILADAYGLAVYRGGGRSDDKRVRVTEQDVWEVIQMGRLAPYVTVKAGDAFEIGRVFGLGVSGFVGSVVEIEAVAFPAREKGKGQIRFNETAGSMARDSVFNAASVIRKLTGEDIGDYDIHVNVIGGGQIDGPSAGLAVLICILSALQSKPVRQDVAVTGEISIQGRVKPVGGVFEKIYGAKQAGMKKIIVPRENAKNVPGFLKGVEVVLVGSVEDALPHVFAAEAEADRISSPAMYEARPFIRRWASNNTAG from the coding sequence ATGAGGGGTTTCATGAAAAAGGTCTTCAAGTTTGTAAACCGGGATATAAGCGAGAAATTAACCGAGGATGAGCAGACCAGGAGGCGGGTTACAGCGCTTTTTGGCCTCCTATCCAACATTTACGGCTCGGATAAGCTCGTGCTGAAGGCGGGAAAGCTGGAGGCTTTAAACCTGATGAGGTCAGGAGCCCTGGGGGAGAAGGTCCTGGCCCTTCAGAGGCTAGTTTATGAGGATCCAACTATAGATGAGGTGCCCGGGATGGAGGCCATTCCCGGGATCATCGACGAGATTGAAGAGGAGATCGCTGACATCGTTGCCCGGCGAACGTTGGAGGATAGGCTTGAGAAGAAGATCGCCGAGAAGATGCAGCAGCGCCACGAGGAATATGTTCGCGAGATCAAGATGCAGATTCTCAAGGAGGATACAGGTCCGGACAATGCTCAGACCCTGAAGAAATACGCTGAGCTTGAAAAGCTTGAGCAGGTGAAGCTCTCCAGGTCGGTTCTGGAGGTCCTCAGGCCGAGCAGCTTTGATGAGGTGGTGGGCCAGGAGAGGGCGATAAAGGCCCTGCTATCCAAGATCGCATCGCCTTTTCCCCAGCATGTGATCGTTTACGGCCCTCCGGGGGTCGGGAAGACCACCGTTGCCCGGCTCGCGCTGGAGGAGGCGAAGAAGCGCAAGCATACCCCGTTCGATAGGAATGCAAAGTTTGTTGAGGTGGATGGGACAACCCTGAGATGGGACCCGCGCGAGGTTACAAACCCCCTGCTCGGTTCGGTTCATGACCCGATCTACCAGGGTGCCCGCCGGGATTTCGCGGAAACAGGGGTGCCTGAGCCCAAGCTCGGGCTCGTTACGGAAGCCCACGGAGGGGTGCTGTTTATAGATGAGATAGGGGAGCTTGAGCCCCTGCTTCTCAATAAGCTTCTCAAGGTGCTGGAGGACAAGCGGGTGATGTTCGACTCGGCCTATTATGATCCAAATGACCCGCACGTGCCGAAGTACATCAAGAAGCTCTTTGATGAGGGCGCTCCGGCGGATTTCATCCTGATAGGGGCGACCACGCGCGACCCCATGGAGGTCAACCCGGCGATCCGTTCGCGCTGCGCCGAGATATTCTTTGAGCCCCTGACCGCGGCCCATATCCGCGAGATTGTGGAGAAGGCCGCAAGCAAGCTCGGGGTCGTGTTGGGGGACAGGGTTGCAGATATAATCAGCGACTATACAATTGAGGGCAGGAAGGCCACCAGCATCCTGGCCGACGCGTATGGGCTCGCCGTCTACCGGGGGGGCGGCAGGTCTGACGACAAGAGGGTCAGGGTCACGGAACAGGATGTGTGGGAGGTCATCCAGATGGGAAGGCTCGCACCATATGTGACCGTGAAGGCCGGGGATGCCTTTGAAATAGGACGCGTGTTCGGGCTCGGGGTGAGCGGATTTGTAGGTTCTGTTGTGGAGATAGAGGCGGTTGCCTTCCCCGCCCGCGAGAAGGGGAAGGGGCAGATCAGATTCAATGAAACGGCCGGGAGCATGGCGAGGGATTCGGTATTCAATGCTGCCTCGGTCATACGGAAATTGACTGGAGAGGATATCGGCGATTATGATATACATGTGAATGTGATTGGAGGGGGGCAGATCGACGGCCCTTCGGCAGGGCTTGCAGTTTTAATTTGCATCCTCAGCGCCCTCCAGTCGAAACCCGTTAGGCAGGATGTCGCAGTAACCGGTGAGATATCAATACAGGGCCGTGTGAAGCCGGTCGGCGGGGTTTTTGAGAAGATATACGGGGCGAAACAGGCCGGTATGAAAAAGATTATCGTGCCCCGGGAGAATGCAAAGAATGTGCCCGGTTTTCTCAAGGGCGTCGAGGTTGTGCTGGTGGGCTCCGTCGAGGATGCCTTGCCTCATGTTTTTGCAGCTGAAGCTGAGGCCGACAGGATTTCGAGCCCGGCCATGTATGAGGCACGGCCCTTTATCAGGCGGTGGGCATCGAATAATACGGCAGGGTGA